From a single Anas acuta chromosome 16, bAnaAcu1.1, whole genome shotgun sequence genomic region:
- the LOC137865451 gene encoding LOW QUALITY PROTEIN: uncharacterized protein (The sequence of the model RefSeq protein was modified relative to this genomic sequence to represent the inferred CDS: inserted 2 bases in 1 codon; deleted 2 bases in 1 codon), with product LPVPVSRLPSSSISVTLCNGAILGHNHGRCQCHRAVMLLYTSGNISVQQRAQLAVNVAMFTIIQVSQEDGGAYACXGNKSDPSRNHHIQSIQFYFWRDWELVGVVEPGGSVATFVPVHVIRQHRGTYHPWQSHTPRHSPAAYGIGALGGSLCSLSFFYPSLAQEFPSTSQCPHLFALGAPCVSILSSLVPCCLPGSPLLWELPGSSQRPPFFHWDPSASASVPFSLHPVHMALGDAVLIMLGLVVTEAMQGHRHTPGQLPPPRGGTHSP from the exons CTACCTGTCCCTGTGTCACggctccccagctcctccatcTCTGTGACACTGTGCAATGGAGCCATCCTGGGACACAACCATGGCAGGTGTCAATGTCACAGGGCAGTCATGCTGCTGTACACATCTGGGAACATCAGTGTCCAGCAGAGAGCCCAGCTGGCTGTGAATGTGGCA ATGTTCACTATCATCCAGGTATCCCAAGAAGATGGGGGTGCCTATGCCTG TGGGAATAAATCTGACCCCAGCAG aaaccaccacatccaGAGCATTCAGTTTTACTTCTGGAGAGACTGGGAGCTGGTAGGGGTTGTAGAGCCAGGAGGCAGTGTGGCCACCTTTGTGCCAGTCCATGTGATAAGGCAGCATAGAGGCACCTACCATCCCTGGCAAAGTCATACACCTCGGCACAGTCCAGCAGCATATGGC ATAGGAGCCCTTGGGGGTTCCCTTTGTTCCCTGTCATTTTTTTATCCCTCTTTAGCACAGGAGTTCCCCAGCACGTCCCAGTGTCCACATCTGTTTGCCCTGGGAGCCCCTTGTGTATCCATTTTGTCCTCTTTGGTTCCCTGTTGCCTCCCTGGGAGTCCTTTGCTCTGGGAACTCCCTGGCTCCTCCCAGAGGCCCCCCTTTTTTCACTGGGACCCCAGTGCCAGTGCCTCCGTGCCCTTTAGCTTACACCCAGTACACATGGCTCTGGGAGATGCGGTCCTGATCATGCTGGGGCTGGTTGTGACTGAGGCCATGCAAGGCCACAGGCACACCCCAGGAcagctgcccccaccccggggTGGGACACACTCCCCCTGA
- the L3MBTL1 gene encoding lethal(3)malignant brain tumor-like protein 1 isoform X1: MDSRAEMEVVRSTKGNAAGEVSVHVVTTESTVQSTHLPTTAFIIPANAATINLPASTLEIQRFPREPQRSTGAERPERGAGSEPITATVIPQISGVQTCNAVRVLEWKDGVATLPGSNLRFQINEYGTLKVVSADKMPPLEAIKEGHTEKDGDSEVAPTSRDNPTPAQDVSEQPKLPTPESMCHCDTCGRRHVSDGVREGRGFCSEHCHQQFKERSVIVENSASSTNTTEILKPVKKRKRKDYQSPSEEEYESEQMEEKQEETKNSVGDSAISNPEADTWNGSQHGASEEKKEGWSWASYLEEQKAVAAPLDLFQDYQVASQHKNGFKVGMKLEGIDPQHPSMYFILTVAEVCGYRMRLHFDGYSECHDFWLNADSPDIHPAGWFEETGHKLQPPKGVLGYKEEEFSWTNYLKITKSQAAPKQLFVIRNTHEAPPGFEVGMKLEAVDRMNPSLICVATVTDVVDNRFLVHFDNWDDTYDYWCDPSSPYIHPVGWCQEHGKPLTPPQDYPDPDNFIWEKYLKETGASAVPAWAFKVRPPHGFLVNMKLEAVDRRTPSFIRVASVEDVEDHRIKIHFDGWSHVYDFWIDADHPDIHPIGWCSKTGHPLQPPLRPKEPASSSHGGCPTLGCKNMPHTKSSKYSFHHRKCPTPGCDGSGHVTGRFTAHYCLSGCPLAEKNQGRLKADLSDTEASARKRNLMGFPQRKKSRHHGRGRPPKYRKIQQEDFQTISSDNMHQSLFMSALSAHPDRSLSLCWEQHCKLLPGVAGITATTVAKWTIDEVFSFVQTLTGCEDQAKLFKDEMIDGEAFLLLTQTDIVKIMSVKLGPALKIYNAILMFKNADDTLK, from the exons AtggacagcagagcagagatggaGGTTGTGAGAAGCACAAAGGGGAATGCTGCTGGGGAGGTCAGTGTCCATGTGGTTACCACTGAGAGCACTGTGCAGAGCACTCACCTGCCAACGACTGCCTTCATCATACCAG cAAATGCCGCTACCATCAACCTTCCTGCAAGCACCTTAGAAATCCAGCGATTCCCGAGGGAGCCACAGAGAAGCACAGGGGCTGAGAGGCcagagaggggagcagggagtgAACCCATCACAGCTACTGTCATCCCCCAGATCAGCGGGGTACAGACCTGCAACGCAGTCCGTGTGCTGGAGTGGAAGGATGGGGTGGCCACTTTGCCTGGAAGTAACCTGCGG TTTCAAATAAATGAGTATGGGACACTGAAGGTGGTGAGTGCTGATAAGATGCCTCCATTGGAAGCTATAAAGGAGGGCCACACAGAGAAAGATGGGGACTCAGAGGTGGCACCAACTAGCAGGGACAATCCTACTCCTGCTCAGG ATGTGTCAGAACAGCCCAAGCTGCCAACACCAGAAAGCATGTGCCACTGTGACACATGTGGCCGGAGACACGTGTCAGATGGAGTCCGGGAAGGCAGGGGATTCTGCAGTGAGCACTGTCACCAGCAGTTCAAAGAAAG GTCTGTCATTGTGGAAAactctgccagcagcaccaaCACCACTGAAATCCTCAAGCctgttaagaaaagaaagaggaaggactACCAGAGCCCTTCAGAGGAAGAATATGAATCTGAGCAAATG gaggaaaagcaggaagAGACGAAGAACTCTGTGGGAGACTCTGCCATCAGCAATCCAGAGGCTGACACATGGAATGGGAGCCAGCACG GTGCCAGcgaggagaagaaagaaggctGGTCTTGGGCGTCGTACCTGGAGGAGCAGAAAGCTGTCGCTGCCCCTTTAGATCTCTTCCAGGAT tACCAAGTAGCTTCCCAGCACAAGAATGGCTTTAAAGTGGGGATGAAGCTGGAGGGAATCGACCCACAACACCCATCCATGTACTTTATCCTGACAGTGGCTGAG GTGTGTGGTTACCGGATGCGCCTCCACTTTGATGGCTACTCTGAGTGTCATGATTTCTGGCTGAATGCTGACTCCCCTGACATCCACCCTGCAGGCTGGTTTGAGGAGACAGGACATAAACTCCAGCCTCCAAAAG GGGTTTTAGGTTATAAGGAGGAAGAATTCAGCTGGACAAACTACCTGAAGATAACAAAGTCTCAAGCAGCTCCTAAGCAACTCTTCGTGATCCGAAATACC cacGAGGCTCCTCCAGGCTTTGAGGTGGGCATGAAGCTTGAGGCTGTGGACCGCATGAATCCTTCCCTGATCTGTGTTGCCACAGTGACTGATGTGGTGGACAATCGCTTTTTGGTGCACTTTGACAACTGGGATGATACTTACGACTACTG GTGTGACCCAAGCAGTCCATACATCCACCCGGTCGGATGGTGTCAGGAGCATGGCAAACCCCTCACACCTCCTCAAG ATTATCCTGACCCTGACAACTTCATCTGGGAAAAGTACTTAAAAGAAACTGGAGCATCTGCTGTTCCAGCTTGGGCATTTAAAGTG CGCCCACCCCATGGCTTCCTGGTCAATATGAAGCTGGAGGCAGTGGACAGAAGAACTCCTTCCTTCATCCGAGTGGCTAGTGTGGAGGATGTGGAAGATCATAGGATAAAG ATCCATTTTGACGGCTGGAGCCATGTGTATGATTTCTGGATTGATGCAGATCATCCGGACATCCACCCCATAGGCTGGTGCTCAAAAACTGGGCACCCACTGCAGCCTCCTCTTA GGCCAAAGGAAccagcctcctcttcccatGGGGGCTGCCCAACCCTGGGCTGCAAGAACATGCCTCATACCAAGAGCTCCAAATACAGCTTTCACCACAG GAAGTGCCCCACACCAGGCTGTGATGGGTCAGGACATGTGACTGGAAGATTCACAGCCCACTACTGCCTCTCAGGGTGCCCACTGGCAGAGAAGAACCAGGGCAGACTCAAGGCAGACTTGTCTGACACTGAGGCCTCAGCTCGCAAGAGGAACCTGATGGGCTTCCCTCAGCGGAAGAAATCCCGGCACCACGGGAG AGGGCGACCTCCAAAGTACCGGAAGATCCAGCAGGAAGACTTCCAAA CTATTTCTTCAGACAATATGCACCAGTCGCTCTTCATGTCTGCCCTGTCTGCCCATCCTGACCGCTCTCTGTCACTCTGCTGGGAACAGCATTGCAAACTCCTGCCAGGGGTGGCTGGCATCACAGCAACCACAGTGGCCAAGTGGACCATCGATGAG GTTTTTAGCTTTGTTCAGACTCTGACAGGTTGTGAGGACCAAGCCAAACTCTTCAAGGATGAG ATGATTGATGGCGAAGCATTCCTCTTGCTGACTCAGACTGACATCGTCAAGATTATGAGTGTTAAGCTGGGCCCAGCACTCAAGATCTACAATGCCATCCTCATGTTCAAGAACGCTGATGACACcttaaaatga
- the L3MBTL1 gene encoding lethal(3)malignant brain tumor-like protein 1 isoform X2, whose protein sequence is MDSRAEMEVVRSTKGNAAGEVSVHVVTTESTVQSTHLPTTAFIIPANAATINLPASTLEIQRFPREPQRSTGAERPERGAGSEPITATVIPQISGVQTCNAVRVLEWKDGVATLPGSNLRFQINEYGTLKVVSADKMPPLEAIKEGHTEKDGDSEVAPTSRDNPTPAQDVSEQPKLPTPESMCHCDTCGRRHVSDGVREGRGFCSEHCHQQFKERSVIVENSASSTNTTEILKPVKKRKRKDYQSPSEEEYESEQMEEKQEETKNSVGDSAISNPEADTWNGSQHGASEEKKEGWSWASYLEEQKAVAAPLDLFQDYQVASQHKNGFKVGMKLEGIDPQHPSMYFILTVAEVCGYRMRLHFDGYSECHDFWLNADSPDIHPAGWFEETGHKLQPPKGYKEEEFSWTNYLKITKSQAAPKQLFVIRNTHEAPPGFEVGMKLEAVDRMNPSLICVATVTDVVDNRFLVHFDNWDDTYDYWCDPSSPYIHPVGWCQEHGKPLTPPQDYPDPDNFIWEKYLKETGASAVPAWAFKVRPPHGFLVNMKLEAVDRRTPSFIRVASVEDVEDHRIKIHFDGWSHVYDFWIDADHPDIHPIGWCSKTGHPLQPPLRPKEPASSSHGGCPTLGCKNMPHTKSSKYSFHHRKCPTPGCDGSGHVTGRFTAHYCLSGCPLAEKNQGRLKADLSDTEASARKRNLMGFPQRKKSRHHGRGRPPKYRKIQQEDFQTISSDNMHQSLFMSALSAHPDRSLSLCWEQHCKLLPGVAGITATTVAKWTIDEVFSFVQTLTGCEDQAKLFKDEMIDGEAFLLLTQTDIVKIMSVKLGPALKIYNAILMFKNADDTLK, encoded by the exons AtggacagcagagcagagatggaGGTTGTGAGAAGCACAAAGGGGAATGCTGCTGGGGAGGTCAGTGTCCATGTGGTTACCACTGAGAGCACTGTGCAGAGCACTCACCTGCCAACGACTGCCTTCATCATACCAG cAAATGCCGCTACCATCAACCTTCCTGCAAGCACCTTAGAAATCCAGCGATTCCCGAGGGAGCCACAGAGAAGCACAGGGGCTGAGAGGCcagagaggggagcagggagtgAACCCATCACAGCTACTGTCATCCCCCAGATCAGCGGGGTACAGACCTGCAACGCAGTCCGTGTGCTGGAGTGGAAGGATGGGGTGGCCACTTTGCCTGGAAGTAACCTGCGG TTTCAAATAAATGAGTATGGGACACTGAAGGTGGTGAGTGCTGATAAGATGCCTCCATTGGAAGCTATAAAGGAGGGCCACACAGAGAAAGATGGGGACTCAGAGGTGGCACCAACTAGCAGGGACAATCCTACTCCTGCTCAGG ATGTGTCAGAACAGCCCAAGCTGCCAACACCAGAAAGCATGTGCCACTGTGACACATGTGGCCGGAGACACGTGTCAGATGGAGTCCGGGAAGGCAGGGGATTCTGCAGTGAGCACTGTCACCAGCAGTTCAAAGAAAG GTCTGTCATTGTGGAAAactctgccagcagcaccaaCACCACTGAAATCCTCAAGCctgttaagaaaagaaagaggaaggactACCAGAGCCCTTCAGAGGAAGAATATGAATCTGAGCAAATG gaggaaaagcaggaagAGACGAAGAACTCTGTGGGAGACTCTGCCATCAGCAATCCAGAGGCTGACACATGGAATGGGAGCCAGCACG GTGCCAGcgaggagaagaaagaaggctGGTCTTGGGCGTCGTACCTGGAGGAGCAGAAAGCTGTCGCTGCCCCTTTAGATCTCTTCCAGGAT tACCAAGTAGCTTCCCAGCACAAGAATGGCTTTAAAGTGGGGATGAAGCTGGAGGGAATCGACCCACAACACCCATCCATGTACTTTATCCTGACAGTGGCTGAG GTGTGTGGTTACCGGATGCGCCTCCACTTTGATGGCTACTCTGAGTGTCATGATTTCTGGCTGAATGCTGACTCCCCTGACATCCACCCTGCAGGCTGGTTTGAGGAGACAGGACATAAACTCCAGCCTCCAAAAG GTTATAAGGAGGAAGAATTCAGCTGGACAAACTACCTGAAGATAACAAAGTCTCAAGCAGCTCCTAAGCAACTCTTCGTGATCCGAAATACC cacGAGGCTCCTCCAGGCTTTGAGGTGGGCATGAAGCTTGAGGCTGTGGACCGCATGAATCCTTCCCTGATCTGTGTTGCCACAGTGACTGATGTGGTGGACAATCGCTTTTTGGTGCACTTTGACAACTGGGATGATACTTACGACTACTG GTGTGACCCAAGCAGTCCATACATCCACCCGGTCGGATGGTGTCAGGAGCATGGCAAACCCCTCACACCTCCTCAAG ATTATCCTGACCCTGACAACTTCATCTGGGAAAAGTACTTAAAAGAAACTGGAGCATCTGCTGTTCCAGCTTGGGCATTTAAAGTG CGCCCACCCCATGGCTTCCTGGTCAATATGAAGCTGGAGGCAGTGGACAGAAGAACTCCTTCCTTCATCCGAGTGGCTAGTGTGGAGGATGTGGAAGATCATAGGATAAAG ATCCATTTTGACGGCTGGAGCCATGTGTATGATTTCTGGATTGATGCAGATCATCCGGACATCCACCCCATAGGCTGGTGCTCAAAAACTGGGCACCCACTGCAGCCTCCTCTTA GGCCAAAGGAAccagcctcctcttcccatGGGGGCTGCCCAACCCTGGGCTGCAAGAACATGCCTCATACCAAGAGCTCCAAATACAGCTTTCACCACAG GAAGTGCCCCACACCAGGCTGTGATGGGTCAGGACATGTGACTGGAAGATTCACAGCCCACTACTGCCTCTCAGGGTGCCCACTGGCAGAGAAGAACCAGGGCAGACTCAAGGCAGACTTGTCTGACACTGAGGCCTCAGCTCGCAAGAGGAACCTGATGGGCTTCCCTCAGCGGAAGAAATCCCGGCACCACGGGAG AGGGCGACCTCCAAAGTACCGGAAGATCCAGCAGGAAGACTTCCAAA CTATTTCTTCAGACAATATGCACCAGTCGCTCTTCATGTCTGCCCTGTCTGCCCATCCTGACCGCTCTCTGTCACTCTGCTGGGAACAGCATTGCAAACTCCTGCCAGGGGTGGCTGGCATCACAGCAACCACAGTGGCCAAGTGGACCATCGATGAG GTTTTTAGCTTTGTTCAGACTCTGACAGGTTGTGAGGACCAAGCCAAACTCTTCAAGGATGAG ATGATTGATGGCGAAGCATTCCTCTTGCTGACTCAGACTGACATCGTCAAGATTATGAGTGTTAAGCTGGGCCCAGCACTCAAGATCTACAATGCCATCCTCATGTTCAAGAACGCTGATGACACcttaaaatga